One Mercurialis annua linkage group LG3, ddMerAnnu1.2, whole genome shotgun sequence DNA window includes the following coding sequences:
- the LOC126673107 gene encoding ribonuclease J isoform X2, producing the protein MGMRITLVIPALDARTPIYASSFTMELIKKRLKEHGIFLPSRLKVFKTKKKFAAGPFEVEPLRVTHSIPDCCGLVLRCSDGTILHTGDWKIDESPLDGKVFDREALEELSKEGVTLMMSDSTNVLSPGRTLSESVVADSLLRHISAAKGRVITTQFASNIHRLGSVKAAADLTGRKLVFVGMSLRTYLDAAWKDGKAPIDPSTLVKVEDIDAYAPKDLLVVTTGSQAEPRAALNLASYGSSHSFKLNKNDVILYSAKVIPGNESRVMKMMNRISEIGSTLVMGKNELLHTSGHGYRGELEEVLRIVKPQHFLPIHGELLFLKEHELLGKSTGVRHTTVIKNGEMLGVSHLRNRRVLSNGFISLGKENLQLMYSDGDKAFGTSTELCIDERLRVATDGIIVASMEISRPQNADSLIDNTIKGKIRITTRCLWLDKGKLLDALHKAAYAALSSCPVNCPLSHMEKTVSEILRKMVRKYSGKRPEVIAIAIENPAGVLSDELKRKISGNSRFGFDKSTIKNVVDGRPKKYQSEKAQAESSGYRQADNTSQHELEVDDSEVGRLQPDDRISPSTSSSVVRLPSDSKDGDDFWKSFVSPSDLGPTNNTVPQLEHIEKLKDDASISSDEESMEVQDDKSKPSKKVRRNKWKPEEVKKLIKMRGELHDRFQVVKGRMALWEEISNNLIIDGINRSPGQCKSMWTNLVQKYEEIKSDEEGQKSWTHYKDMDEILSAFPAITK; encoded by the exons GTTATACCAGCTTTGGATGCTCGAACACCGATTTATGCTTCATCTTTTACAATGGAG TTGATAAAAAAACGCCTCAAAGAGCATGGAATTTTTCTTCCATCTAGATTAAAGGTCTTTAAAACAAAGAAGAAATTTGCAGCTGGGCCTTTCGAAGTAGAGCCACTTAGGGTGACTCATTCTATTCCTGATTGTTGTGGACTCGTACTTCGTTGCTCTGATGGTACAATTCTTCATACTGGGGACTGGAAG ATAGATGAATCACCACTGGACGGCAAAGTCTTTGATCGTGAAGCATTGGAGGAACTCTCCAAAGAAGGAGTGACATTG ATGATGAGTGATTCAACTAATGTACTTTCACCTGGAAGGACACTTAGCGAAAGTGTAGTAGCAGATTCATTATTAAGACATATTTCAGCTGCAAAAGGAAGAGTCATCACTACCCAATTTGCATCAAACATACATCGCCTGGGAAGTGTAAAAGCTGCTGCTGACTTGACTGGCAGAAAGTTG GTCTTTGTTGGCATGTCCTTAAGAACATATCTGGATGCAGCTTGGAAGGATGGAAAAGCACCTATCGATCCATCCACTCTG GTGAAAGTGGAAGATATCGACGCCTATGCTCCAAAAGATCTGCTGGTTGTAACAACTGGATCACAA GCAGAGCCACGTGCTGCATTGAATCTTGCATCATATGGGAGTAGCCATTCCTTCAAATTGAACAAGAATGATGTAATTCTATATTCAGCAAAG GTAATCCCTGGCAATGAATCTAGGGTGATGAAAATGATGAACCGTATCTCGGAGATTGGATCAACTCTGGTAATGGGTAAGAATGAGCTCCTGCACACATCTGGCCATGGCTATCGAGGAGAACTT GAGGAAGTTCTAAGGATCGTAAAACCACAACACTTTCTTCCAATTCATGGAGAACTCTTGTTTTTGAAAGAGCATGAATTGCTTGGGAAATCAACTGGCGTTCGACATACCACT GTTATTAAGAATGGAGAGATGCTTGGAGTTTCCCACTTAAGGAACAGAAGAGTTCTATCTAATGGTTTTATCTCCCTTGGGAAGGAAAATTTGCAG CTGATGTATAGTGACGGTGATAAAGCATTTGGCACATCTACTGAACTATGCATTGATGAGAGACTAAGGGTTGCAACAGATGGCATTATAGTTGCTAG CATGGAAATTTCACGCCCACAAAATGCAGATAGCCTCATTGACAATacaataaaaggaaaaataagaaTCACAACACGGTGCTTGTGGCTAGATAAAGGGAAGCTTTTAGATGCTCTCCATAAAGCTGCCTATGCTGCACTTTCAAGCTGTCCTGTGAATTGTCCTTTATCACACATGGAAAAGACAGTGTCTGAAATTTTGAGGAAGATGGTTAGAAAGTACAGTGGTAAAAGGCCGGAAGTTATTGCCATTGCTATTGAAAATCCAGCTGGAGTTCTGTCTGATGAGCTGAAAAGAAAGATATCTGGTAACTCTCGCTTTGGTTTCGATAAATCAACCATAAAAAATGTGGTTGATGGACGTCCAAAGAAATATCAATCGGAAAAGGCCCAAGCAGAAAGCAGTGGCTATAGACAAGCAGATAATACATCGCAACATGAATTGGAAG TTGATGATAGTGAAGTTGGAAGACTACAACCAGATGACAGGATCTCCCCTTCAACTTCCAGTTCAGTTGTCAGACTTCCCTCCGACTCTAAGGATGGAGATGATTTTTGGAAATCGTTTGTGTCACCATCTGATTTGGGTCCCACTAACAATACAGTTCCACAATTGGAACATATAGAAAAGTTGAAGGACGATGCCAGTATAAGCAGTGACGAGGAATCCATGGAAGTGCAGGATGATAAATCAAAACCTTCCAAGAAAGTGAGAAGGAACAAATGGAAACCTGAAGAGGTTAAGAAACTGATAAAAATGCGTGGGGAATTACATGATAGATTCCAAGTTGTCAAAGGGAGGATGGCTCTTTGGGAAGAGATATCTAATAACTTGATAATTGACGGTATTAATCGAAGTCCTGGGCAGTGCAAATCAATGTGGACGAATCTAGTTCAAAAATACGAG GAAATCAAAAGCGACGAGGAAGGCCAAAAAAGCTGGACTCATTATAAAGACATGGATGAAATTTTATCTGCTTTTCCAGCAATAACAAAATGA
- the LOC126673108 gene encoding putative calcium-binding protein CML19 yields the protein MASGGEFQLIFRHFDKNGDGKISPSELSDHVSLIGGKSFAKEAEMAVELLDSDGDGLLELEDLVRLMEGGGEEEKLRDLKEAFAMYDVDNCGYITPLSLKKMLQRLGESKSVAECEVMISQFDLDGDGVLSFQEFKIMMH from the coding sequence ATGGCAAGCGGAGGCGAATTCCAACTAATATTTCGCCATTTCGACAAAAATGGCGACGGGAAGATTTCGCCGTCGGAATTAAGTGATCATGTGAGCTTGATAGGAGGGAAGTCGTTCGCCAAAGAGGCGGAAATGGCGGTAGAGTTACTCGACTCGGACGGTGACGGATTGTTGGAATTGGAGGATCTTGTGAGGCTAATGGAAGGTGGAGGTGAAGAAGAGAAGCTGCGAGATTTGAAAGAAGCTTTTGCAATGTATGATGTAGATAATTGTGGGTATATCACTCCATTGAGCTTGAAAAAGATGCTTCAAAGACTTGGTGAGTCAAAATCTGTTGCTGAATGTGAGGTGATGATAAGTCAGTTTGACCTTGATGGTGATGGTGTTCTTAGCTTTCAAGAATTTAAGATTATGATGCACTAA
- the LOC126672929 gene encoding receptor-like protein EIX2: MEAHGSQYFLVSLVLCLLCMRSTVGNSSSVTEFKSIKCLKWEKQALLNFKHGLVDTFNQLSTWGSEEEDCCKWRRVWCNRKSGHVYGLDLRPPYVFLPGAGFDYKPFGGEISSSLLQLRYLTYLDLSLFDTSRCRSLPEFIGSLINLRYLNLSGSSFTGTLADRLGNLSRLVSLDIRDNNFDQLENLQFLSHFPALKHLDMSHNNLSRAIDWLEAINKLPSLVSLQLRDCGLSVLIPPRLSFANASKFLAVIDLRYNSISSSIFPWLFNFNNSLVSLCLENNVLRGPIPCAFGAMISLKQLKLAFNNLEGQIPRSFENLCNLKELDLSENNLTGHFPNPRNFSFLEVLDLSLNSMSGVISDIHFSRLSKLWYLDISDNFYTFTSSSNWIPPFQLISLKMRSCILGPRFPQWLHTQKKLIHLDISNTNISDHISDRFWELPPTLRYLNLSSNLIKGQVYKLPLILDTIDLSFNCFHGPIPQLPPDTTILNLSKNMFSGTLSNLCSISGEKLEYLDLSDNMLTGELPDCWKNWKSMILNLANNKLYGAIPPSFGLLGLETLHFSNNNFSGELFPSLANSTSLQFVDLGNNQFSGRIPAWIGNNFKDLIVLRLRSNRFYGSIPLELCYLASLQILDLSDNIISGSIPQCFSNLTAMARKNGTIDPWRYPLYSHPLDDLNPNGWIAMVPYSEIIRVVWKGLEVEYGKTIGLVRCIDLSSNILSGKIPDEITDLAGLISLNLSRNQLNGIIPRTIGRLSLIESFDLSANHLSGSLSEGLSDLNFLSYLNLSDNNFSGKIPGSTQLQSFDEKFFMGNRELCGKPLLKKCPGEEPDRLSTEGGGKVVEDEDEIISSGFYVSMAVGFVTGFWIVCGKSVASQVWPAASCFQYFHVRASAYCLIHNFIEHMKEEINDEQ; the protein is encoded by the exons ATGGAAGCACATGGATCTCAATATTTTCTTGTCTCTCTGGTTTTATGTTTACTATGCATGAGAAGTACAGTTGGAAACAGCAGTAGTGTGACAGAGTTTAAGAGCATCAAGTGCCTAAAGTGGGAGAAACAAGCTCTTCTCAACTTCAAACATGGCCTTGTGGATACATTCAATCAGCTTTCGACTTGGGGTTCCGAAGAAGAAGATTGCTGCAAGTGGAGACGAGTTTGGTGCAACCGAAAATCCGGCCATGTTTACGGCCTTGACCTACGCCCTCCTTATGTTTTTCTACCTGGCGCAGGATTCGATTACAAGCCTTTTGGAGGAGAAATAAGTTCTTCATTGCTTCAGCTGCGTTATTTAACATACTTGGATTTGAGTTTGTTTGACACAAGTAGATGTAGATCCCTGCCAGAATTCATTGGTTCTTTAATAAACTTGAGGTATTTGAACTTGTCGGGGAGTTCCTTCACCGGAACACTTGCTGATCGGCTCGGAAACCTCTCCAGGTTGGTTTCTCTTGATATTAGAGATAATAATTTTGACCAGCTTGAAAACCTTCAGTTTCTTTCTCATTTTCCTGCATTAAAACATCTTGACATGAGCCATAACAATCTTAGCCGCGCAATAGACTGGTTGGAAGCAATCAACAAGCTCCCTTCTCTGGTCAGCTTGCAGTTGAGGGATTGTGGGCTCTCTGTGTTGATTCCTCCACGTCTATCTTTCGCCAATGCTTCCAAGTTTCTTGCGGTCATTGATCTTAGGTACAATAGCATATCATCCTCCATCTTCCCTTGGCTGTTCAACTTCAATAATAGTCTCGTTTCTCTATGCCTCGAAAACAATGTGCTACGCGGCCCAATTCCATGTGCTTTTGGGGCGATGATTTCGCTTAAACAACTCAAACTTGCTTTTAATAATCTTGAAGGTCAGATTCCGAGATCATTTGAGAATCTTTGCAATCTGAAAGAACTTGATTTATCAGAAAACAATCTAACAGGACACTTTCCCAATCCAAGAAACTTTTCCTTTCTTGAAGTTTTGGATCTCTCTTTAAATTCCATGTCTGGTGTTATCTCAGACATCCATTTTTCAAGGCTCTCCAAGTTGTGGTACTTGGACATTTCtgataatttttatacttttacttCAAGCTCTAACTGGATTCCACCTTTTCAGCTTATCAGCTTAAAAATGAGATCATGCATTCTGGGACCCCGTTTTCCGCAATGGCTGCACACACAAAAGAAACTCATTCACCTTGATATTTCGAACACCAATATTTCCGATCACATCAGTGATCGATTCTGGGAACTTCCTCCGACACTGAGATACCTGAATCTTTCCTCCAATCTAATCAAAGGTCAAGTGTATAAATTACCACTCATTCTTGATACAATTGACCTGAGTTTTAACTGCTTTCATGGCCCAATACCTCAACTGCCACCTGATACAACAATATTGAATCTCTCCAAAAACATGTTCTCAGGAACTCTATCCAACCTATGTTCAATATCAGGTGAGAAACTGGAATACCTTGACCTTTCTGATAACATGCTAACCGGAGAACTTCCCGATTGTTGGAAGAATTGGAAATCCATGATTCTCAATTTGGCAAACAATAAATTGTATGGTGCTATCCCTCCCTCATTTGGATTACTTGGGCTCGAAACATTGCATTTCAGCAACAACAACTTCTCCGGTGAACTGTTTCCGTCCCTTGCTAATTCGACAAGTTTACAATTTGTAGACCTTGGAAATAACCAATTCTCTGGTAGAATTCCAGCATGGATAGGGAACAATTTTAAAGATCTGATTGTTCTTCGACTAAGATCAAATCGTTTCTACGGAAGCATACCTTTGGAACTATGTTATCTGGCTTCACTTCAAATATTGGATCTCTCAGATAACATTATATCAGGAAGCATACCTCAGTGCTTCAGTAATCTCACAGCCATGGCAAGAAAAAATGGCACAATTGATCCTTGGCGCTATCCTTTGTATTCGCATCCTTTGGATGATCTCAATCCAAATGGATGGATTGCAATGGTGCCGTATTCGGAAATTATTAGAGTCGTATGGAAAGGACTAGAGGTAGAGTATGGAAAAACTATTGGCCTTGTTCGGTGCATTGATCTTTCGAGTAATATATTGAGCGGAAAAATTCCTGATGAAATTACTGACCTCGCAGGACTGATTTCCCTAAATTTGTCGCGCAATCAATTGAATGGAATTATTCCTCGCACCATCGGTCGATTGAGTTTGATAGAATCTTTCGATCTATCAGCAAATCATCTGTCCGGTAGCCTTTCAGAGGGCCTTAGTGATCTGAATTTTTTGAGCTACCTAAACTTGTCAGATAACAATTTCTCAGGAAAAATTCCGGGGAGTACTCAACTACAGAGCTTTGATGAGAAGTTTTTCATGGGGAACAGAGAGCTGTGTGGCAAACCACTTCTAAAGAAGTGCCCTGGTGAAGAGCCTGATCGTCTCTCGACCGAAGGAGGCGGCAAAGTTGTTGAAGACGAAGATGAGATTATAAGCTCAGGATTTTACGTGAGCATGGCGGTGGGGTTCGTTACAGGATTTTGGATAGTTTGTGGAAAGTCTGTTGCTTCACAGGTCTGGCCAGCTGCTAGCTg CTTCCAGTACTTTCATGTTAGAGCTTCAGCATATTGTCTTATACATAACTTTATAGAGCACATGAAAGAAGAAATAAATGATGAACAATAA
- the LOC126673917 gene encoding conserved oligomeric Golgi complex subunit 2, translating into MVDSLSPPPPRSATDLFSDPLDTHPLWFKPNLFLSPDFDSESYISELRTFVPFDTLRSELQSYLSSLNHELIDLINRDYADFVNLSTKLVDVDSAVVRMRAPLLELREKIEGFRGSVESSLVALRNGLQQRSDAASAREALELLLDTFHVVSKVEKLIKELPSVPGDWSNGDVSSTVKNAISNGSSLQSVENGTNLRETQSMLLERIASEMNRLKFYIAHSQKLPFIENMEKRIYSASCLLDASLGHCFVDGLEHRDENAIYNCLRAYAAIDNTSSAEEIFRTSIVAPLIQKIIPHGSSGMVAGVSGDGLENDYHQIKQCIEKDCKFLLEITSEENSGLHAFDFLANSILKEVLSAIQKGKPGAFSPGRPTEFLTNYKSSLDFLAHLEGYCPSRSAVAKFRAEAVYVEFLKQWNVGVYFSLRFQEIAGALDSALAANSLVLIENLHSGQTNLQDLTLKQSVTLLESLRSCWREDVLILSFSDKFFRLSLQLLTRYSSWLSSGLAARKMGNSGSNTGYEWAISAMPDDFIYIIHDITGLATVVCGDYLEHILQLLSSCSADILDLVKQSILQAGKSLNDLAPLAINAIIETLVNRAVEDLRQVKGISATYRMTNKPLPQRHSPYVSGVLQPLKAFLDGERAMTYLTKDNRRELLVGAATEITGRYFELADETVSVARKTEVSLQKIRQGAQKRGAASSDATDRSVSNSDKICMQLFLDIQEYGRNLSALGVEADNIPAYRSLWQCVAPPDRQSLIRF; encoded by the exons ATGGTGGATTCATTGTCACCTCCACCACCAAGATCCGCCACGGATCTATTTTCGGATCCACTCGACACCCACCCGCTTTGGTTCAAACCTAACCTCTTCCTCTCTCCTGATTTCGACTCCGAATCCTACATCTCGGAGCTCCGGACTTTCGTTCCCTTCGATACTCTCCGCTCGGAGCTCCAGTCCTATCTCTCCTCCCTTAACCACGAACTCATCGACCTCATTAACCGCGATTATGCCGATTTCGTTAATCTCAGTACTAAGCTTGTCGACGTGGACTCCGCGGTGGTGCGAATGCGCGCGCCGCTGTTGGAACTAAGAGAAAAGATCGAAGGATTTAGAGGAAGCGTTGAAAGTTCACTGGTGGCATTGAGGAATGGATTGCAACAGAGATCGGACGCTGCTTCTGCCAGAGAGGCTTTGGAGTTACTTTTGGATACGTTTCACGTTGTTTCTAAG GTTGAGAAACTTATAAAGGAGCTACCAAGTGTGCCTGGTGACTGGTCAAATGGAGACGTGAGCTCAACTGTAAAGAATGCTATAAGTAACGGCTCTTCCTTACAATCAGTTGAGAATGGAACAAATTTGAGAGAGACTCAAAGTATGCTTCTCGAGAGGATTGCTAGTGAGATGAATCGGCTCAAATTTTATATTGCTCATTCACAG AAGCTTCCTTTTATTGAGAACATGGAAAAGAGGATTTATAGTGCGAGTTGTTTATTGGATGCAAGTTTGGGACATTGTTTTGTGGATGGATTGGAACACCGAGATGAAAATGCAATTTACAATTGTTTACGTGCATATGCTGCCATTGATAATACTAGTAGCGCAGAAGAAATTTTCCGCACGAGTATTGTTGCGCCACTAATACAGAAAATTATTCCACATGGATCATCAGGAATGGTTGCTGGGGTATCTGGAGATGGACTCGAAAATGACTATCACCAAATCAAGCAATGTATTGAGAAAGACTGTAAATTTCTTTTAGAAATAACTTCTGAAG AGAATTCGGGCCTCCATGCATTTGACTTCCTGGCCAACTCAATCTTGAAAGAGGTTCTCTCAGCAATTCAAAAGGGAAAGCCAGGTGCATTTTCACCAGGAAGACCAACTGAATTTCTGACAAATTACAAATCAAGCCTGGATTTCTTGGCCCATCTAGAAG GCTATTGTCCATCCAGATCTGCTGTAGCTAAATTTCGAGCTGAAGCTGTTTATGTTGAATTCTTGAAACAGTGGAATGTTGGGGTTTATTTTTCCTTAAG ATTTCAGGAAATAGCAGGTGCTCTGGATTCTGCACTTGCAGCAAATAGTCTAGTCCTAATTGAGAACTTACATTCTGGCCAAACAAATTTGCAAGACCTAACATTAAAACAAAGTGTCACTCTCTTGGAGAGCTTGAGATCTTGTTGGAGAGAAGATGTTCTCATCCTCTCGTTCTCAGACAAGTTTTTTCGCTTATCTTTACAGCTTCTTACAAG ATACTCAAGTTGGTTATCGTCTGGATTGGCTGCAAGGAAGATGGGTAATTCAGGCTCCAATACTGGATATGAATGGGCTATTTCAGCCATGCCTGATGATTTTATTTAT ATTATTCACGACATAACTGGTCTGGCCACAGTGGTATGTGGAGACTATCTTGAGCACATACTTCAGCTTCTCTCTTCATGTTCTGCGGACATTCTTGATTTAGTAAAACAAAGCATTTTACAAGCTGGAAAGTCATTAAATGATTTAGCACCTCTTGCTATTAATGCTATCATTGAGACATTGGTCAATAGGGCTGTTGAG GACTTGAGACAAGTGAAGGGAATATCTGCAACTTACAGGATGACTAATAAGCCTCTTCCTCAGAGACATTCACCCTATGTCTCGGGAGTATTACAACCTTTAAAG GCTTTTCTGGATGGGGAGCGAGCAATGACATATTTAACCAAGGATAATAGGAGGGAATTACTGGTTGGTGCAGCAACAGAAATAACTGGTCGTTATTTTGAATTAGCTGATGAGACTGTCAGCGTG GCTAGGAAAACTGAAGTTTCACTGCAGAAAATACGGCAGGGTGCCCAAAAACGAGGTGCAGCAAGCTCAGATGCTACAGATCGTAGCGTTTCCAACTCAGACAAGATATGCATGCAATTGTTTCTTGATATCCAG GAGTATGGACGCAACCTCTCAGCACTTGGTGTTGAGGCAGATAATATTCCAGCATATCGTTCTTTGTGGCAATGTGTTGCTCCTCCAGATAGACAGAGTTTGATCAGGTTCTAA